GTTCGCGCGGCGCACGGTCCGCGACTTCGCCGACGCGCCGGTCGACCGGGAGGCGGTGCTGCGCGCCGTCGAGGCCGGTGTGACCGCGCCGGCTCCGCACCACACGACGCCGTGGCGCTTCGTGCTCGTCGAGTCGCGGGTCGAGGCGCTGCTCGACGCCATGCGCGACCGGTGGGCGGAAGACCTGCGCGACGACGGTTTCACGGCGGAGCAGGTCGAGCGACGGTTGCGGCGCGGCGACGTGCTGAGGCGGGCGCCGTACCTCGTCGTGCCGTGCCTCGCGCCCGGCGGCGCGCACGCGTACCCGGACGAGCGGCGAGCCGGTGCGGAGCAGGCGATGTTCCTGCTGGCGATGGGCGCGGGCATCGAGAACTTCCTCGTGGCGCTAGCCGTCGAGGGCCTCGGCAGTGCGTGGGTGTCGAGCACGCTCTTCTGCCCCGACGTCGTGCGCACGGTGCTCGAGCTGGACGACGACTGGTTCCCGATGGGCGCGGTTGCCGTCGGCGTGGCTGCTGCGCCGCCGGCTCCGCGACCGGCGCGGGACGTGTCGGCGTACGTCGAAATCCGCTAGCCCAATAGAGTCGATCGTTGCTCGTCCCTTTGCCTGAGGAGTTCCACCGTGCCGCGCGCGCTGATCACCGGCATCACCGGCCAGGACGGCCTCTACCTCGGCGAGCTGCTCGCCGAGAAGGGCTATGAGGTCTTCGGCCTGATCCGGGGGCAGAGCAACCCGAAGTTCGCGCTGGTCGAGAAGACGATCCCCGGCATCCAGATGCTCGAGGGCGACCTCACCGACCTGCCGAGCCTGATCGGCGCGATGGAGTACGCCCAGCCGGACGAGGTCTACAACCTCGGCGCAATCTCCTTCGTCGGGCTGTCGTGGAAGCAGGCCGAGCTGACCGGCGAGATCACCGGCATGGGCGTGCTGCGGGTGCTGGAGGCGATCCGGATCCACACCCAGAACGACATGAGCAAGGTGCGCTTCTACCAGGCGTCGAGCTCGGAGATGTTCGGCAAGGTGCGCGAAACGCCGCAGAAGGAGTCGACGCCGTTCCACCCGCGGTCGCCCTACGGCGTGGCGAAGACGTTCGGCCACTACATGACCGTCAACTACCGTGAGTCCTACGGTGCCTATGCCTGCTCGGGGATCCTGTTCAACCACGAAGGCCCGCGGCGCGGCTACGAGTTCGTGACCCGCAAGGTGACGCGAGCAGTAGCCCGAATTTCCCTTGGTCTGCAGGAGAACCTGGCCCTGGGCAATCTCGACTCGCGCCGCGACTGGGGTTTCGCCGGCGACTACGTCGAGGCCATGTGGATGATGCTTCAGCAGCCGGAGCCCGACGACTACGTCATCGCCACCGGCGAGACGCACTCGATCCGCGACCTGCTGGACGTGGCCTTCGGCCACGTCGGGATCTCTGACTGGTCGGGCCACGTCGAGCAGGACCCGCGGTTCTTCCGGCCGGCGGAGGTCGACCTGCTGATCGGCGACGCGTCGAAGGCTCGGGAGAAGTTGGGGTGGGAACCGAGGGTGAGCTTCTCCGAGCTCATCACGATGATGGTCGACCACGACATCAAGACAGAACGGCGCATCGCCGAACGCGA
This window of the Mycobacteriales bacterium genome carries:
- the gmd gene encoding GDP-mannose 4,6-dehydratase; protein product: MPRALITGITGQDGLYLGELLAEKGYEVFGLIRGQSNPKFALVEKTIPGIQMLEGDLTDLPSLIGAMEYAQPDEVYNLGAISFVGLSWKQAELTGEITGMGVLRVLEAIRIHTQNDMSKVRFYQASSSEMFGKVRETPQKESTPFHPRSPYGVAKTFGHYMTVNYRESYGAYACSGILFNHEGPRRGYEFVTRKVTRAVARISLGLQENLALGNLDSRRDWGFAGDYVEAMWMMLQQPEPDDYVIATGETHSIRDLLDVAFGHVGISDWSGHVEQDPRFFRPAEVDLLIGDASKAREKLGWEPRVSFSELITMMVDHDIKTERRIAERDD